From the genome of Vigna angularis cultivar LongXiaoDou No.4 chromosome 11, ASM1680809v1, whole genome shotgun sequence, one region includes:
- the LOC108333740 gene encoding bifunctional monodehydroascorbate reductase and carbonic anhydrase nectarin-3: protein MDRAMSIQAFAHSLFILIVLLFPSAMSEEFDYDPSSPNGPSNWGNTWPLCRDGTRQSPINLFTANVVLGSGIQRNYQPANATIVTSEHDVMINWTENAGYITINGTQYNLLQAHWHSPSEHKINGIRYDLELHMVHRSLAGNIAVTGVVSRHGNPDSFISTIGDELQILAENQTREIPIGVVDPDDVTGITGNKYFRYNGSLTVPPCNENVLWTVFTGEGKTVSRAQKELIRAAVDGAGDETFENARPVQPRNARPVKLYLHTNGN from the exons ATGGATCGTGCCATGTCTATCCAAGCCTTTGCTCACAGCTTATTCATTCTCATTGTTTTACTCTTCCCCTCAGCAATGTCTG AGGAGTTTGACTATGATCCTTCAAGTCCAAATGGCCCCTCTAACTGGGGAAATACGTGGCCTTTGTGTAGAGATGGAACCAGACAATCTCCTATTAACCTATTCACGGCGAATGTTGTCCTCGGTTCTGGGATTCAAAGGAACTATCAACCAGCCAACGCCACTATTGTTACTTCCGAACATGACGTAATG ATAAACTGGACTGAGAATGCAGGGTATATTACAATTAACGGAACTCAATACAACCTACTACAAGCTCATTGGCACTCTCCCTCTGAACACAAAATCAACGGCATAAg GTATGATCTAGAGTTACACATGGTGCATAGAAGTTTAGCTGGAAATATTGCAGTGACTGGAGTTGTATCGAGGCATGGGAATCCAGATAGCTTCATTTCAACG ATAGGAGATGAGTTACAGATTCTGGCTGAAAACCAGACGAGAGAAATACCAATAGGTGTTGTTGATCCAGATGATGTAACAGGGATAACAGGAAACAAGTATTTTAGATATAATGGTTCTCTTACAGTTCCTCCTTGCAATGAAAATGTTCTTTGGACTGTTTTCACTGGAGAG GGCAAAACAGTCTCAAGGGCGCAAAAAGAGTTGATTCGAGCAGCAGTTGATGGAGCCGGTGAT GAAACATTTGAGAATGCTAGACCAGTGCAACCAAGAAACGCTCGTCCAGTGAAACTCTACTTACATACAAATGGAAATTGA